The genome window CCGCAATGCCTGCCGAACCTGCCGCAGCACCCACCGCCAAAGCGGCGTCCAAGGCGGCTCAATCCGCACCAGCGCCGCCGACCGCAACGCCACCCCCCCCGGCGACTCCATCCGGATCGTCACCTCATACACCGGCTCCGACGGCCGCGGCCCCTCTTTCGAAGACGAACTCGCCTCCACCGGCAACTCGTTCAGCAAAGCCACCTCCCGCGGCAACGTCGCGGACGGCGTCGCCGAAATCCGCTCCACCGTCCCCCGCGGCAACTCCAGCACCTGCCCCGAAAGTCCCACCCACGCCGCCTGCCCGATCCGCACGTGCTCCACATCCCGCTGCGAGACATACGCCCGCACCACAAAGTCCCCCTCCGGCCCGATCGTGCACAGCTGCGTCCCCTCCGGCAGATACGCCGACCGGTTCGCCGGATCCAGCGGCGTCCCCTGCCAGTCCCTCAGCTCCCGCGGATCGACCGCCTTCGCCGCCACATTCCGCGGCGGCCACACCCGCCCCGCCAGGGGACTCCGGATCGCCAGCCGCGACAGCTCGTCATGCGCCAGCTTGATCCGCGCATCGAGCCCTTCAATCGTCTTCCGCAACGTCGGGATCTCATCCGCCAGCGCCGGGTTATCGACCCGCCTCGCCTCAATCGCCTTCATCCGCTGCTCATACCCCGCCCGCTGACTCTCGAGGTCCAGCAGCCGGATCTCCAGCTCCGGATTCCGCAACCGCGCAATCAGCGACCCTTCGTTCACCACGGTCCCCGCCGGCTCACACTCGCTCAAAATCCCGCCCACAGTCAGGAACACATCCTGCGAAGCCGCCAGCTCCACGAGCGCCGGCGCCTTCACCGGGTTCGGCATCGGCACGAGCGCCAGCCCCGCCACCACCACCCCCAGCACAACCAGGCCGATCGAAAGCCGCCCCCACCCCACAAGCCGTTCCCGACCCTGGCGGACAATCTCACGGGCCAGCGGCGCAGCGGTGCGGATCACAAGCCCTCCCAGGATGACGGCGGCCAGCAGGGTCGCCACCGGCTCCCATGGCTGCCGGTGCCCCGCCCGCACAAGACCATAAGCAATCAGCACCGCCATGGCGATCCGGTACCCGCCGCTCGCCAGCCCGTAAACGACCGCCGGCCATTCCGGCCGCGCGTCCAGCTCCGGCCGCCCGCCGGTCTGGGCCCCAAACACAATCCGCAGGAACCCCTTCCGCACCCCCTCCGCGGCGTCGGTCGCCAGGTTCGGCCGGCCGATGGCATCGGACAGGATGTAGTACCCGTCGTACTTGAGGAGCGGATTCCCGTTGACGAGCACGGTATTCAGTGAGCAGACGGTCATCAGCGAGAGCGCCAGAAAGTGCGGCAACCCCGGCGCCGTCCCCCACCAGACAAACGCCGCCAGCGACGCCAGGACCAGCTCCGCCAGCATCCCCGCCGCGGAGACAAGAATCCGGTGCCGGCGGGAGGGCATCAGCCACGAGTCGGAAACGTCGCAGTAGAGCGTCGGCATCAGGAGCAGCAGCATCACGCCGGACTTCCGGCACGCCCCGCCAAACCGCACGCAGCTGTAAGCGTGGGCCAGCTCGTGAATCCCCTTGGAGACGCTGAGCAGGACGATGAACGTCAGCAGGAAGTCCGCCGTCACCCAGTTGCGGGCCTGCGAAAGATCCAGCAGCAGCCGGTCCAGCGAGCTGAGAACACACAGCGCCGCCCCCCCTGCTAGCAACGCCCCGGCGACAAACGCCGGCCGCGTCCCGATCCACGCCACCAGCGGATACGTCGTCCGCAGGAACTCCGTCGGGTCCCAGCCGGGGAGCTGGATCGCCAGCGGATTGGGAAGCCGCTCGATCCACGACTTCTTCTTGGGAGGGGGCGTCGTCCCGCCGGCAATCAGCCCTTCGCGGACAAAGTGGGCCACAAAGCTGATGAAGTCATCCGCCCCCAGGAACCGGTCGGGCCGCTGGTGCTGAAATGTCTCGTACGCCTCCTCGACGCTCCGCCGCCCGTCGAGGTTCTGCAGGATCAGCAGCTCATCGGCGGAGAGGTGAAAGAACTTCTCGCGGAACGGGTCCTTGATGACCCACATCCGCCGCCGGTCAAACCGGATCTCCCGGCAGACAAGATCCGAGCGGAGGGCGAGAGCCGGAGAGGTCATGGGGAGTTAAACACCAAGGCACCAAGGAGGCACCAAGGAGGCACCAAGGGCACAAAGGGGGAAGAGCGAGGTAGGGGCTTTGTGGCTTGGTAAGGCCATTGTGTCCAGATGTCTCGCCCGGCCTCTCTCTTAAACACCAAGGCACCAAGACTTCACCAAGAACACCAAGAGGACAAGGGCCTCAGAAATCCTTGGTGTCCTTGGTGCCTCCTTTGTGTCTTGGTGTTTAACCCACCCCCTCAATTCCCCGGCAGCTCCACCGTCGCGGTCCCCAGCATCCCCGGGAGCAGGACGAGGTCGGCGTTGTCGAACTCAATCCAGATCCGCCGCTGGTTGTTGACCGGGTCGACTTCCGGGTTCACGAAGACCACCTTCCCCCGCCGCTCGATCTGGGCCCCCGTGCTCTGGGGGATCTTGACGAGGGCGCTCGCTCCCAGCAGACCGGGGATCGGGCGATCGGCCAGGACAAAGCCCTCCGCCCGCAGGCGGTTGATCTGCAGGACCCGCAGGATCGCCTCCCCCGGCTGAACCCACTCGCCCACGCGGTGCATGACTTCGACGACGATCCCGTCGACCGGCGAGACCAGCTGCCGGCGGTTCAGGCGGTGCTGGGCGATCTCGAGGTCGCGGCGCTTGAGGTCCGCCTCCAGCTGCGACTCCTCCATCCCGGAGGCGGCGTTCTGCACGTCGAGCTTCGCCTTGTCGATCGCCAGGTCGAGCCGCTTGACCGCTTCCCCCTGGGCCTTGGCCCGCAGGCCGTTGATGTCGTTCTCCTGGCGGGCGTGCTCCGCTTCCAGGAGGGCCTTGTCCGCCATGAGCTGCAGGGCTTCGATCTTGGACTCGGAGACCGACTGGTCGGAGCGTTCCTTGGCGGCCAGGTGCCGCTGGAGCTCGTTGGCCGCCACGCCGTGGGCTTTGACGGCGGCGCGGATCGGCGTGTCGTCGCGGGCGGTCTGGGCCGCCACGTCGTAGAGCGCCTGCCCCTCGGTGACCGCCTGGCTCGCCTGATCGACCGCCTTCTCCGCCAGCGAGACCGGGAGCTTGTTGGCGGCCACGTGCTGGGCCAGCCGCAGGTCGGACTCCGCCCGGGCGACGGCCAGCTTCGCGTCGACATCGTCCACTTTCCCCAGCCGCTGTCCGCGCTGGATCATCGCCCCTTCGCGGACGGTCAGCTCCTGCACGACCCCTTCGTCCTGGAACGGAATCCGGACCTCTTCCATCACCTTCAGGATGACGCGGTCGATCTCCAGCTTCTCGTCGGCGAGCGCGACGCCCCAGGCCGAGCACGCGACGGCGGTCACGGCGGCCGAAAGTCCGACGGAGCGAAGCCGCCGCCACGTCGCGGCCCACGGACGGGGAGCGATGGCGGGGCCGGTGAAGGTCGTCGTAGTCAAAGGCATGGCGGTCACAGGACAAACGTCCGGTACAGGTATTCGAGCAGTCTTCGCGTCCAGACGAACGCGTACGAGCGCTCGCCGCAGTCGATCTTGGCGGTCACGGTCGCCCCGGCCTGCGGCTCGGCCAGGGCCTTCTGGTCATACTCGGCAAAGCCGCGGAGGATCAACTCCCCGCCGGCCCCCAGTTCGGTGGCGTCGTTCCACCGCACCAGCCGCCCAGAGTATTCCTGCAGCGGCTGGCTGCGAAGCAGAAACCGGACGCCCGGCGAACTTCCGTCCTTTCCGGCGGCCCGGATGTACCCGGCCGATTCATCCGGAATCTCCAGCTCCAGGTTCCACGGCCCCGCAACGTCCAGGACATCCATCAGGTGCTGTCCGCGGCGGACCGGCCGGAGCGGGAGGGTCTGTTCGATGTTCCACCCGTCAACGACCCCCGCCTGATCGGCCCGGACCGTCAGCGTCCCCCGTTCGTCGTCGATCACCTGCAGCTGCCGCCGCGCCCCCTTGATCTGAACGAGGAGCTGTTCCTCCTCGACCGACAGCTCCGCCAGTTCGGCCCGGGTCTGGTTCCCGCCCGTCCCGCCGAACTGCCCCTGCGTGCGAAGGGTCTTGATCCCCGAGACCCGCGCTTCCCAGGCGGCCACGTCCGAGAGGAGTTTCTCGCGAGTCCGGTCGAGCTCCGGGTCCTGGACGCGGAGCAGCGGCGTCTCTTTCTCCAGCGACTGTCCGTGCTTCACGAACAGCTCCGCGACAAAGCCGTCCGCCGGGGCATAGACCGAAGCCCGTTCCCGCGGCAGCAGCCGGCCATCCGCCTCGACATAAAACGTCGTCTTCTGTGTCACCGCCAGCCCGATCACCGCCGCCAGCCCCGCCACGACCGCCAGGACCTTCGCCCCGCGGCCCCACAGTCCGCTGCGGGCCATCCGGTCCCACAGGCTCCGGCCGCTCCGGTCCCACCACAGCCGGACCGCCTGCTCGGCGTGCGGAGCAATGAGCGTCTCGAGCCCCGCGACGTCATCGGGCGTCTCGGTCCGGAACGTCTCCGTGACCAGCAGAGCAGGGCAGTCCCGCCCCCCCGGCTTCGACGGGACAAGCTGAATCCGGATCCGGCGGACGA of Planctomyces sp. SH-PL14 contains these proteins:
- a CDS encoding HlyD family secretion protein, whose translation is MPLTTTTFTGPAIAPRPWAATWRRLRSVGLSAAVTAVACSAWGVALADEKLEIDRVILKVMEEVRIPFQDEGVVQELTVREGAMIQRGQRLGKVDDVDAKLAVARAESDLRLAQHVAANKLPVSLAEKAVDQASQAVTEGQALYDVAAQTARDDTPIRAAVKAHGVAANELQRHLAAKERSDQSVSESKIEALQLMADKALLEAEHARQENDINGLRAKAQGEAVKRLDLAIDKAKLDVQNAASGMEESQLEADLKRRDLEIAQHRLNRRQLVSPVDGIVVEVMHRVGEWVQPGEAILRVLQINRLRAEGFVLADRPIPGLLGASALVKIPQSTGAQIERRGKVVFVNPEVDPVNNQRRIWIEFDNADLVLLPGMLGTATVELPGN
- a CDS encoding HlyD family efflux transporter periplasmic adaptor subunit, translating into MTSPALALRSDLVCREIRFDRRRMWVIKDPFREKFFHLSADELLILQNLDGRRSVEEAYETFQHQRPDRFLGADDFISFVAHFVREGLIAGGTTPPPKKKSWIERLPNPLAIQLPGWDPTEFLRTTYPLVAWIGTRPAFVAGALLAGGAALCVLSSLDRLLLDLSQARNWVTADFLLTFIVLLSVSKGIHELAHAYSCVRFGGACRKSGVMLLLLMPTLYCDVSDSWLMPSRRHRILVSAAGMLAELVLASLAAFVWWGTAPGLPHFLALSLMTVCSLNTVLVNGNPLLKYDGYYILSDAIGRPNLATDAAEGVRKGFLRIVFGAQTGGRPELDARPEWPAVVYGLASGGYRIAMAVLIAYGLVRAGHRQPWEPVATLLAAVILGGLVIRTAAPLAREIVRQGRERLVGWGRLSIGLVVLGVVVAGLALVPMPNPVKAPALVELAASQDVFLTVGGILSECEPAGTVVNEGSLIARLRNPELEIRLLDLESQRAGYEQRMKAIEARRVDNPALADEIPTLRKTIEGLDARIKLAHDELSRLAIRSPLAGRVWPPRNVAAKAVDPRELRDWQGTPLDPANRSAYLPEGTQLCTIGPEGDFVVRAYVSQRDVEHVRIGQAAWVGLSGQVLELPRGTVERISATPSATLPREVALLNELPVEASSSSKEGPRPSEPVYEVTIRMESPGGVALRSAALVRIEPPWTPLWRWVLRQVRQALRFPTT